One Sphingomonas sp. SUN039 genomic window carries:
- a CDS encoding lipoxygenase family protein, which produces MTMQSPIAPHAALLMAPMPPVAPTLPQMDTPAQQAARAAQLAASRTSYIWDTEVPTLPGVPLAAAVPADNLPALAWWGLLIDIALGIVRNALAVKLGGVDRGEIDTPRAKFEAELAECDAIEASAALLVAPQQVAHESLFGHLVSDLEAMVARADRDMKIAALRAHKARLEELMKIDDAAGLGSGTAPTLEAYRALFDTLPVPGIAWTFQDDAEFAALRVAGPNAMLIEAVGPALPANFPLTSERYAAIVNGDTLAAALAEGRLFKLDYRVLGALDPGSWGGLAKYVWQPIALFAVPPGGASLVPVAIQCGQDADEWPIFAPSVVAADQWGWEMAKLIVQIADGNYHELVAHLGRTHLVVEAVAMATHRHLATVHPIWALLVPHFEGTLFINEAAATSLIAPDGPIDHIFAGTIQSTQGLAVAARLTFDFTAKMLPHDLATRGVGPGSALTDFPYRDDALLVWEAIHDWAHGYVDLYYVSDADVTGDTELAAWATCLATEAKLSGFGPIASRAGLVDACTMILFTASAQHAAVNFPQKDVMAFAPAVTGAGWQSAPPSQAGQDKPGWLAMMPPMALALEQLNVLELLGSLHYRPLGDYRSTDYPYAPWFQDPRVTAPEGPLPAFQAHLANVETVIAARNAERRRPYPYLQPSLIPTSINI; this is translated from the coding sequence ATGACCATGCAGTCACCGATCGCGCCGCACGCGGCCTTGCTGATGGCGCCGATGCCGCCGGTTGCGCCGACCCTGCCGCAAATGGACACACCCGCCCAGCAGGCCGCGCGCGCGGCGCAGCTTGCCGCCAGCCGCACGTCCTATATTTGGGATACCGAAGTTCCGACGCTCCCGGGTGTGCCGCTCGCCGCTGCGGTGCCTGCCGATAATCTGCCGGCCTTGGCCTGGTGGGGGCTGCTGATCGACATCGCGCTCGGGATCGTCCGCAATGCGCTGGCGGTAAAACTCGGCGGTGTGGACCGCGGCGAGATCGACACGCCGCGCGCCAAGTTCGAGGCCGAGCTGGCGGAATGCGATGCGATCGAGGCCTCGGCTGCCCTGCTGGTCGCGCCGCAACAGGTGGCGCATGAAAGCCTGTTCGGTCATCTCGTCAGCGATCTCGAAGCCATGGTCGCGCGTGCCGACCGCGACATGAAGATCGCCGCTTTGCGTGCCCATAAGGCGCGGCTGGAAGAGCTGATGAAAATCGACGACGCCGCCGGCCTCGGCAGCGGCACCGCGCCTACGCTCGAGGCGTATCGCGCGCTGTTCGACACATTGCCGGTACCCGGCATCGCCTGGACATTTCAGGACGACGCCGAGTTTGCAGCGCTGCGCGTTGCCGGTCCCAATGCGATGCTGATCGAGGCGGTCGGCCCCGCTCTGCCAGCAAATTTCCCGCTTACGTCGGAACGCTATGCCGCCATCGTAAATGGCGACACGCTGGCCGCAGCACTGGCGGAAGGGCGGCTCTTCAAGCTCGATTACCGCGTGCTCGGCGCACTCGATCCCGGCAGCTGGGGTGGGCTCGCCAAATATGTCTGGCAACCGATCGCCCTGTTCGCGGTCCCGCCGGGCGGAGCCAGCCTCGTGCCTGTCGCCATCCAGTGCGGGCAGGACGCGGACGAATGGCCCATTTTCGCGCCTTCGGTCGTCGCCGCCGATCAATGGGGCTGGGAAATGGCTAAGCTGATCGTCCAGATTGCCGACGGCAACTATCATGAACTGGTTGCGCATCTCGGGCGCACCCATCTGGTCGTCGAAGCGGTGGCGATGGCGACACATCGTCACCTCGCCACGGTGCATCCGATCTGGGCGCTGCTTGTGCCGCATTTCGAGGGCACGCTGTTCATCAACGAAGCGGCGGCAACCTCGCTGATCGCGCCGGACGGACCGATCGACCATATTTTTGCCGGGACGATCCAATCGACCCAAGGGCTGGCGGTGGCGGCGCGGCTAACGTTCGATTTCACCGCTAAAATGCTGCCCCACGATCTGGCGACGCGCGGGGTCGGGCCCGGATCGGCCCTGACCGATTTTCCCTATCGCGACGATGCGCTGCTGGTGTGGGAGGCGATCCATGACTGGGCGCACGGCTATGTCGACCTTTACTATGTCAGCGATGCCGATGTGACGGGCGACACCGAGCTCGCGGCCTGGGCAACCTGCCTTGCCACCGAAGCGAAGCTGTCCGGTTTCGGTCCGATCGCCAGCCGCGCAGGCCTTGTCGATGCCTGCACGATGATCCTGTTCACCGCGAGCGCGCAGCACGCCGCCGTCAATTTTCCGCAGAAGGATGTCATGGCCTTTGCGCCGGCAGTCACGGGCGCGGGTTGGCAAAGTGCGCCGCCGTCGCAGGCCGGACAGGACAAGCCCGGCTGGCTGGCGATGATGCCGCCGATGGCGCTGGCGCTCGAGCAATTGAACGTGCTCGAACTGCTGGGATCGCTGCACTACCGACCGCTCGGCGACTATCGCAGCACCGACTATCCCTATGCGCCCTGGTTCCAGGACCCGCGCGTGACCGCGCCGGAAGGCCCGCTGCCCGCGTTCCAGGCGCATCTGGCAAATGTCGAGACGGTCATCGCCGCGCGCAACGCCGAACGGCGGCGGCCCTACCCCTACCTTCAGCCGAGCCTCATCCCGACGAGCATCAATATCTGA
- a CDS encoding MFS transporter encodes MLKAFATGPDLPVRSDIDVDSTYSRHRLRVIVAITAGYALSYTCRLAINVVKKPLIDGGIFTPDDLGQIGSALFYSYAAGKLINGFVSDHANARKFMAIGLLLSALCNLAMGFSTTVGVATLVWGLNGWFQSYGAPACVISLASWFSNKERGRYYGIWTTSHSIGEGLNFIATASLVSVLGWHWGFWGPGIAVMVAAGATYFAMADRPRTMGLPNVADWKNDHYAAVAPDDGVVAPAAPKSVFAMQLTIVRIPAVWIIAFSSALVYITRYAINSWGILYLQEARGYSLVAAGAMLTVSTIAGIVGAVAFGFISDKFFAARRPPVNLLFGVVEITGLVLFFYGPTGMMWTALSMLLFGLGMTGLVASVGGLFAIDICPKRVAGAALGMVGVFSYLGAAIQERVSGMLINNGMTLVNGVRHYDFTTVIWFWIGASVVSLILASTLWNTRLRD; translated from the coding sequence ATGCTGAAAGCCTTTGCGACGGGACCGGATTTGCCGGTTCGCAGCGATATCGATGTCGATTCGACCTATAGCCGCCACCGGCTGCGCGTCATCGTCGCGATCACAGCGGGCTATGCACTCAGCTACACCTGCCGGCTGGCAATTAACGTCGTCAAAAAGCCATTGATCGATGGCGGTATTTTTACCCCCGACGATCTCGGCCAGATCGGATCGGCGCTGTTCTACAGCTATGCGGCGGGCAAACTCATCAACGGGTTCGTGTCGGACCACGCCAATGCCCGCAAGTTCATGGCCATCGGCCTGTTGCTGTCGGCGCTGTGCAACCTCGCGATGGGTTTTTCGACTACTGTGGGTGTTGCGACCCTGGTGTGGGGACTGAACGGCTGGTTCCAGAGCTATGGTGCCCCCGCCTGTGTGATCAGCTTGGCGAGCTGGTTCTCGAACAAAGAGCGCGGACGTTATTACGGCATCTGGACGACATCGCATTCGATCGGCGAAGGACTGAATTTCATCGCGACGGCATCGCTGGTCTCCGTGCTCGGCTGGCACTGGGGCTTCTGGGGTCCGGGCATTGCCGTGATGGTGGCAGCGGGCGCGACCTATTTCGCCATGGCCGACCGCCCCCGGACGATGGGGTTGCCCAATGTCGCCGACTGGAAGAACGACCATTATGCCGCTGTCGCTCCCGACGACGGGGTTGTTGCACCCGCCGCTCCGAAGAGCGTGTTCGCGATGCAGCTGACCATCGTCAGAATACCGGCAGTGTGGATCATCGCCTTCTCGAGCGCGCTGGTCTATATTACACGCTACGCCATCAACAGCTGGGGCATCCTCTATCTTCAGGAAGCGCGCGGCTATTCGCTGGTCGCGGCAGGCGCGATGCTGACCGTCAGCACCATTGCAGGAATCGTCGGCGCGGTCGCCTTCGGCTTCATATCTGACAAATTTTTCGCCGCGCGCCGCCCGCCGGTGAACCTCCTGTTCGGCGTGGTGGAGATCACCGGCCTCGTGCTGTTCTTCTACGGACCCACGGGAATGATGTGGACGGCACTGTCGATGCTGTTGTTCGGGCTGGGCATGACCGGGCTCGTCGCCTCAGTCGGCGGCCTGTTCGCCATCGACATCTGCCCGAAACGCGTGGCGGGTGCCGCGCTGGGGATGGTCGGCGTATTCAGCTACCTCGGTGCCGCGATCCAGGAGCGGGTCTCGGGCATGCTGATCAACAACGGCATGACGTTGGTGAACGGCGTGCGCCATTATGACTTCACCACCGTGATCTGGTTCTGGATCGGCGCGTCGGTCGTGTCGCTGATCCTGGCATCGACGCTGTGGAACACGCGACTGCGCGATTGA